Proteins from a genomic interval of Undibacterium parvum:
- the hisC gene encoding histidinol-phosphate transaminase yields MSLIANIIRPEVLDLAAYHVPDSVGFVKLDAMENPYTLSADLQQALATRLAKVALNRYPVPSYSGLKTAIKQQLGVPQDYDLVLGNGSDELISMVSMACAKAGAKVLAPLPGFVMYAMSARLAGMQFVGVPLNADLTLDLAAMLAAIAEHRPAITYLAYPNNPTGTLYEVADIEAILRAVGDTGVVILDEAYQPFSPVSFMSRLGEFDNLLVMRTVSKLGLAGIRLGYMTGSQALLEQFEKVRPPYNINVLTEAAAEFMLEQVAVLDAQAAQLCAQRGVLTEALARLPGVTVFPSAANFLLIRVPQAEQVFAKLVKQKILVKNVGKMHVLLENCLRITVSTPEENSLFLDAFSASL; encoded by the coding sequence ATGTCCTTGATTGCGAATATTATCCGTCCTGAAGTGCTTGATCTGGCGGCCTACCACGTGCCGGATTCGGTCGGCTTTGTGAAGCTCGATGCGATGGAAAATCCTTACACTTTGAGTGCGGATCTGCAGCAAGCACTGGCCACGCGCTTGGCCAAAGTGGCGCTGAATCGCTACCCAGTACCTAGTTACAGTGGCTTGAAAACCGCGATCAAACAACAACTTGGCGTACCTCAGGATTACGATCTGGTACTAGGTAATGGTTCGGATGAATTGATTTCTATGGTCTCTATGGCCTGTGCCAAAGCTGGCGCCAAGGTATTGGCACCGTTGCCAGGCTTCGTGATGTATGCGATGTCGGCGCGCTTGGCGGGTATGCAGTTCGTTGGCGTGCCTTTAAACGCCGATCTGACTTTAGACCTGGCCGCGATGCTAGCCGCCATCGCCGAGCATCGACCCGCCATCACTTACTTGGCATACCCGAATAACCCTACCGGCACTTTGTACGAAGTGGCGGATATCGAGGCAATCTTGCGTGCGGTCGGCGACACTGGCGTGGTGATACTGGATGAGGCGTATCAACCGTTTTCACCAGTCAGCTTCATGTCGCGTTTGGGCGAATTCGATAATCTACTGGTAATGCGCACAGTCTCCAAGCTAGGTTTGGCGGGTATTCGCCTCGGTTACATGACGGGAAGCCAGGCCTTGCTGGAACAGTTCGAAAAAGTGCGACCTCCTTACAATATCAACGTACTCACTGAGGCCGCGGCAGAATTTATGTTAGAGCAAGTGGCTGTGCTCGATGCGCAAGCTGCGCAGTTATGCGCGCAACGCGGCGTCTTGACCGAGGCTTTGGCGCGCTTGCCTGGCGTCACAGTTTTTCCGTCGGCGGCAAATTTCCTGCTGATTAGGGTGCCGCAAGCCGAACAAGTATTCGCTAAATTAGTGAAACAAAAAATATTAGTTAAAAATGTAGGTAAAATGCATGTGCTGCTGGAAAACTGCTTACGTATTACGGTCAGCACCCCAGAAGAAAATTCCCTCTTTCTTGATGCTTTTAGTGCATCATTATGA
- the hisB gene encoding imidazoleglycerol-phosphate dehydratase HisB yields MQAQRTAQVTRNTNETQIRVAINLDGTGKQKLNTGVPFLDHMLDQIARHGLIDLEIEAVGDLHIDAHHTVEDVGITLGQAFAIAMGDKKGIRRYGHAYVPLDEALSRVVIDFSGRPGLEFHVPFKRAMIGSFDVDLTHEFFQGFVNHALVSMHIDNLRGDNAHHQCETVFKAFGRALRMASELDARSAGTIPSTKGSL; encoded by the coding sequence ATGCAAGCTCAACGCACCGCCCAAGTTACCCGCAACACCAATGAAACGCAGATCCGCGTCGCCATCAATCTGGATGGAACCGGTAAGCAAAAACTCAATACCGGTGTTCCATTTTTAGACCACATGCTCGATCAGATTGCCCGTCATGGCCTGATCGATCTGGAAATCGAAGCGGTCGGTGATTTGCATATCGATGCTCATCATACGGTGGAAGATGTCGGCATCACCTTAGGACAGGCGTTTGCTATTGCCATGGGCGACAAGAAAGGAATACGCCGTTATGGTCATGCTTACGTGCCTCTGGATGAAGCCTTGTCACGCGTGGTCATCGATTTTTCCGGTCGCCCAGGCCTGGAGTTTCATGTGCCGTTCAAACGCGCCATGATAGGTTCGTTTGACGTCGATTTGACGCATGAATTTTTTCAGGGTTTTGTGAATCACGCGCTAGTTTCAATGCATATTGATAACTTGCGTGGCGACAATGCACACCACCAATGCGAAACCGTGTTTAAAGCTTTCGGCCGCGCTTTGCGTATGGCCTCTGAACTCGATGCGCGCTCAGCTGGTACTATACCTTCTACCAAGGGTAGTCTTTAA
- the hisH gene encoding imidazole glycerol phosphate synthase subunit HisH, whose protein sequence is MNKIVVVDYGMGNLRSVAQALRAVAPEANVIISGEVADIKSADRLVLPGQGAMPDCMRSLRESGVQDAVMQAARSKPLFGVCVGEQMLFDVSAEGDTPGLGLLPGKVVRFDLRGQMQADGSRFKVPQMGWNRVRQAQPHALWQGIDDDAYFYFVHSYFAQPENSLHTVGETDYGSMFACAVARDNIFATQFHPEKSSAAGLQLYKNFVHWKP, encoded by the coding sequence ATGAATAAAATTGTTGTTGTCGATTATGGTATGGGCAATCTGCGCTCAGTGGCACAGGCTTTGCGCGCTGTTGCACCGGAAGCGAACGTAATCATCTCTGGCGAAGTCGCCGATATCAAGAGCGCAGATCGACTGGTCTTGCCAGGTCAGGGTGCGATGCCCGATTGCATGCGTAGTTTGCGTGAGTCTGGCGTGCAGGATGCCGTCATGCAAGCGGCGCGTAGCAAACCCTTGTTTGGGGTTTGTGTCGGCGAGCAAATGCTGTTTGATGTCAGTGCCGAGGGGGATACACCGGGTTTGGGTCTATTGCCAGGCAAGGTAGTGCGCTTCGATTTACGTGGCCAGATGCAGGCAGATGGCTCGCGTTTCAAAGTGCCGCAAATGGGTTGGAATCGCGTCCGCCAAGCGCAGCCACATGCGCTCTGGCAGGGCATAGACGATGACGCCTATTTCTATTTTGTGCATAGCTATTTTGCGCAACCTGAGAACTCCCTGCATACCGTCGGCGAAACCGATTACGGCAGCATGTTTGCTTGTGCGGTGGCCCGTGATAATATTTTTGCGACACAATTTCATCCGGAAAAAAGTTCTGCGGCTGGCTTGCAGTTGTATAAGAATTTCGTCCACTGGAAGCCTTGA
- the hisA gene encoding 1-(5-phosphoribosyl)-5-[(5-phosphoribosylamino)methylideneamino]imidazole-4-carboxamide isomerase, translating into MLLIPAIDLKDGHCVRLKQGDMDQATVFSDAPAEMARHWLKQGARRLHLVDLNGAFAGKPVNEAAVKAILQAVREYAEETDTEEVPVQLGGGIRDLDTIERYLNDGLSYIIIGTAAVKSPGFLADACAAFPGQIIVGIDAKDGKVATDGWSKLSGHDVIDLAQKFEGYGVEAIIYTDIGRDGMMGGVNIEATVKLAQAVSIPVIASGGVHVLADVEALCAVQDEGISGVICGRSIYEGTLDLLSAQDRADELSGEFDNEEDLT; encoded by the coding sequence ATGCTGCTCATTCCTGCCATCGACCTGAAAGACGGTCACTGCGTACGCCTGAAACAAGGAGACATGGATCAAGCCACGGTCTTCTCTGATGCTCCTGCCGAAATGGCACGTCATTGGTTAAAGCAAGGCGCGCGCCGTCTGCATCTGGTGGACTTAAATGGTGCGTTTGCCGGTAAGCCAGTCAATGAAGCGGCAGTCAAGGCGATTTTGCAAGCGGTGCGCGAGTATGCTGAAGAAACCGATACCGAAGAAGTTCCTGTGCAATTGGGTGGCGGGATACGCGATCTTGACACCATAGAGCGCTATCTGAACGACGGCTTGTCCTACATTATTATCGGTACCGCTGCGGTCAAGAGCCCCGGCTTTCTGGCCGATGCCTGTGCCGCGTTTCCAGGGCAGATCATCGTTGGTATCGACGCCAAAGATGGTAAAGTTGCCACTGATGGCTGGAGCAAATTGTCCGGTCACGATGTCATCGATCTGGCGCAAAAATTTGAAGGTTATGGCGTCGAAGCGATTATTTATACCGATATCGGTCGCGATGGCATGATGGGTGGCGTGAATATCGAAGCTACGGTTAAGTTGGCGCAAGCCGTGAGTATCCCCGTCATCGCATCGGGCGGTGTGCATGTATTGGCCGATGTTGAGGCTTTGTGTGCGGTGCAGGATGAAGGTATCTCTGGCGTTATCTGCGGTCGTTCAATTTATGAAGGCACGCTTGATTTGTTGTCGGCGCAGGATAGGGCGGATGAGTTGAGCGGTGAATTTGATAATGAAGAAGATCTTACATGA
- the hisF gene encoding imidazole glycerol phosphate synthase subunit HisF produces MTLAKRIIPCLDVTAGRVVKGINFQELRDAGDPVEIARRYDAQGADEITFLDITASSDDRDLILPIIEAVASQVFIPLTVGGGVRTVADVRRLLNAGADKIGINTSAITNPQLVADAAQKYGSQCIVVAIDAKRVAPGKWEVYTHGGRNATGLDAVEWACNMARLGAGEILLTSMDKDGTRSGFDLGLTRAVSDAVDIPVIASGGVGSLQDLADGIKLGGADAVLAASIFHFGQHTVQEAKQFMAAQSIPMRLV; encoded by the coding sequence ATGACGCTGGCAAAACGCATTATCCCTTGTCTGGATGTGACCGCTGGTCGGGTCGTCAAGGGCATTAATTTTCAAGAATTGCGCGATGCCGGTGATCCGGTCGAGATCGCGCGGCGCTACGATGCGCAAGGTGCTGATGAAATCACCTTTCTTGATATCACCGCATCTTCAGATGACCGTGATCTAATCTTGCCGATTATTGAGGCGGTAGCGTCACAGGTGTTTATCCCGCTGACGGTAGGTGGTGGTGTTCGTACGGTGGCCGATGTGCGGCGCTTGCTCAATGCCGGCGCCGATAAAATCGGCATCAACACTTCTGCGATTACAAATCCGCAACTGGTGGCCGATGCTGCGCAAAAATATGGCTCGCAATGCATCGTGGTGGCGATCGATGCGAAGCGGGTCGCACCCGGAAAATGGGAGGTGTATACCCATGGCGGTCGTAATGCAACCGGCCTTGATGCTGTCGAGTGGGCCTGTAATATGGCCAGGCTGGGTGCCGGCGAAATCCTGCTCACCAGCATGGATAAGGACGGCACCCGTTCTGGATTTGATCTCGGTTTGACACGGGCGGTATCGGATGCTGTGGATATTCCTGTGATTGCCTCTGGCGGAGTCGGCAGTCTGCAAGATCTGGCCGATGGCATCAAGCTGGGGGGCGCCGATGCGGTGCTGGCGGCAAGTATTTTCCATTTTGGTCAGCACACGGTGCAAGAAGCAAAACAGTTTATGGCAGCACAAAGTATTCCTATGAGGTTGGTATGA
- the hisI gene encoding phosphoribosyl-AMP cyclohydrolase produces the protein MSYKWLNKVCWDEYGLVPVIAQEASTNEVLMFAWMNRDALTKTVELGEAVYWSRSRKKLWHKGEESGHIQKVLEIRLDCDEDVVLLKIEQIDGIACHTGRHSCFFQKFEGDANAGEWQAVDPVLKDPESIYK, from the coding sequence ATGAGTTATAAATGGCTAAACAAAGTGTGCTGGGATGAATACGGCTTGGTGCCAGTGATAGCGCAAGAGGCGAGTACGAATGAAGTCTTAATGTTCGCCTGGATGAACCGCGATGCGCTTACTAAAACAGTAGAATTAGGCGAGGCGGTGTATTGGAGCCGCTCGCGTAAAAAACTATGGCATAAAGGCGAAGAATCCGGCCATATACAAAAGGTGCTGGAGATTCGTCTCGATTGCGATGAAGATGTGGTCTTGCTTAAGATTGAGCAAATTGACGGTATCGCCTGTCACACTGGTCGCCACTCTTGTTTTTTCCAGAAGTTTGAGGGGGATGCGAACGCCGGAGAATGGCAGGCGGTTGATCCCGTCTTGAAAGATCCCGAAAGCATCTACAAATGA
- a CDS encoding phosphoribosyl-ATP diphosphatase, protein MSNSEQEILQRLADLMESRKPANGGNPETSYVAKLFAKGDDAILKKIGEEATETVMAAKDARVSGDASKLLYECADLWFHTLVMLAQYNLTPQQVLNELARREGLSGLDEKAARKDV, encoded by the coding sequence ATGAGCAACAGTGAACAAGAGATTCTGCAGCGTCTGGCTGATTTGATGGAAAGTCGTAAGCCAGCTAATGGCGGCAATCCAGAGACTTCCTATGTCGCGAAATTGTTTGCAAAGGGCGACGACGCGATCCTAAAAAAAATCGGTGAAGAAGCGACTGAGACTGTGATGGCGGCGAAAGACGCTAGAGTTTCTGGCGATGCCAGCAAACTATTGTATGAGTGCGCAGATTTGTGGTTTCATACGCTTGTCATGTTGGCACAGTATAATCTTACTCCCCAGCAAGTGCTAAATGAACTGGCACGACGCGAGGGGCTTTCCGGTTTGGA